A stretch of Lutra lutra chromosome 9, mLutLut1.2, whole genome shotgun sequence DNA encodes these proteins:
- the LOC125109920 gene encoding LOW QUALITY PROTEIN: V-type proton ATPase subunit E 1-like (The sequence of the model RefSeq protein was modified relative to this genomic sequence to represent the inferred CDS: substituted 1 base at 1 genomic stop codon), which translates to MALSDADVQKQIKHMMAFIEQEANEKAEEIDAKAEEEFNIEKGRLVQTQRLKIMEYYEKKEKKIEQQKKIQMSNLMNQARLKVLRARDDLITDLLNEAKQRLSKVVKDTTRYQVLLDGLVLQGLYQLLEPRMIVRCRKQDFPLVKAAVQKAIPMYKIATKKDVDVQIDXEAYLPEEIAGGVEIYNGDRKIKVSNTLESRLDLIAQQMMPEVTGALFGANANRKFLY; encoded by the coding sequence ATGGCCCTCAGCGATGCTGACGTGCAAAAGCAGATTAAGCACATGATGGCTTTTATTGAACAAGAAGCCaatgagaaagcagaggaaatTGATGCAAAGGCCGAGGAAGAGTTCAACATTGAGAAAGGTCGTCTTGTGCAAACCCAAAGACTGAAGATTATGGAATactatgagaagaaagaaaagaagattgagCAGCAGAAGAAAATTCAGATGTCTAATTTGATGAATCAAGCAAGGCTCAAAGTCCTCAGAGCAAGAGATGATCTTATTACAGACCTACTAAATGAAGCAAAACAGAGACTCAGCAAAGTGGTAAAAGATACAACCAGGTACCAAGTGTTGCTGGATGGACTGGTCCTCCAGGGTTTGTACCAATTGTTGGAGCCCCGAATGATTGTTCGTTGCAGGAAGCAGGATTTCCCTCTGGTAAAGGCTGCAGTACAGAAAGCGATTCCAATGTATAAAATTGCCACCAAAAAAGACGTTGATGTCCAAATTGATTAGGAGGCCTATCTGCCTGAGGAAATAGCTGGTGGAGTTGAGATCTATAATGGGGATCgtaaaataaaagtttccaaTACTCTAGAAAGCCGGCTGGATCTCATAGCCCAGCAGATGATGCCAGAAGTAACGGGCGCCTTATTTGGTGCAAATGCCAACAGGAAGTTTTTGTACTAA